Proteins encoded in a region of the Canis lupus dingo isolate Sandy chromosome 17, ASM325472v2, whole genome shotgun sequence genome:
- the MOV10 gene encoding helicase MOV-10 isoform X5, whose protein sequence is MMPVGAGGAPCPASPTYTPYLRDNSPRRKARGGGRGEGEGACRSLPRCFPSPAVWGRCCRTCPGPAAAAPGPGPCPLLSRFCRSTEALGGRRGSSPGGVSFPRTLLPGPQPPPRCPASSAAGSSGRRASASRVSWSSGDWTWRLIASGCGPFTTGISRSEIWVTRCRIQELGTFFHNFGTPAPGFSSMLYGMKIANLAYVTKTRVRFFRLDRWANVWFPEKRRVRLGSDVSKHRKSLLAKIFYDRAEYLHGKHGVDVEVQGPHEARDGQLLIRLDLNRKEVLTLRLRNGGTQPVTLTHLFPLCRTPQFSFYDGDQELPCPLGPGDCYELHVHCKTSFVGYFPATVLWELLGPGEPGSEGAGTFYIARFLAAVAHSPLAAQLKPTTPFKRTRITGNPVVTSRIEEGERPDRAKGYDLELSMALGTYYPPPRLRQLLPILLQDTSIFTAPKEIAEIKAQLETALQWRSYEVKFRLLLHLEELQMEHDIRHYDLESVPMTWDPVDQNPRLLTLEVPGVTESRPSVLRGDHLFALLSSETHQEDPVTYKGFVHKVELDRVKLSFSTSLLSRFVDGLTFKVNFTFNRQPLRVQHRALELTGRWPLWPMLFPVASRGVPLLPSDVKLKLYDRSLESNPEQLQAMKYIIMGTTRPAPYIIFGPPGTGKTVTLVEAIKQVWEINATLCNRSHNQVCPVPLPLEPEKPLPTLLITPQVVKHLPKAHILACAPSNSGADLLCQRLRVHLPSSIYRLLAPSRDIRMVPEDIKPCCNWDAKKGDYVFPAKKKLQEYRVLITTLITASRLVSAQFPIDHFTHIFIDEAGHSMEPESLVAIAGLMEVKETDNPGGQLVLAGDPRQLGPVLRSPLTQKHGLGYSLLERLLTYNALYKKGSNGYNPQFITKLLRNYRSHPTILDIPNQLYYEGELQACADVVDRERFCHWEGLPRQGFPIIFHGVMGKDEREGNSPSFFNPEEAATVTSYLKLLLAPSSKKGKARLSPRSVGVISPYRKQVEKIRHCITKLDKELRGLDDIKDLKVGSVEEFQGQERSVILISTVRSSQSFVQLDLDFNLGFLKNPKRFNVAVTRAKALLIVVGNPLLLGHDPDWKVFLEFCKENGGYTGCPFPAKLDLQQGQNLLQGLSKLRPSTSGPQSHDYPPQEREEEDGLSLQVEPEWRNEL, encoded by the exons ATGATGCCTGTCGGTGCCGGCGGAGCCCCCTGTCCCGCCTCCCCCACGTACACACCTTATCTCAGAGACAACTCCCCGCGTCGGAaagcccggggaggggggaggggggagggggagggggcgtgcCGCTCGCTTCCGCGCTGCTTTCCGTCCCCGGCTGTCTGGGGGAGGTGCTGCAGGAcctgccccggcccggccgcggccgccccgggccccggcccctgcccttTGCTCTCCCGCTTTTGCAGAAGTACCGAGGCCCTGGGGGGTAGGCGGGGGAGCAGCCCCGGCGGAG TTTCATTTCCGCGGACCCTCCTGCCTgggccgcagccgccgccgcgaTGCCCAGCAAGTTCAGCTGCCGGCAGCTCCGGGAGACGGGCCAGCGCTTCGAGAGTTTCCTGGTCGAGCGGGGACTGGACATGGAGACTGATCGCGAGCGGCTGCGGACCGTTTACAACTGGGATTTCAAGATCAG aaatctgGGTGACTAGATGTAGAATACAAGAATTGGGAACCTTTTTCCACAA CTTCGGGACCCCTGCCCCTGGCTTCTCATCCATGCTGTATGGAATGAAGATCGCAAATCTGGCCTACGTCACCAAGACTCGGGTCAGGTTCTTCAGACTCGACCGCTGGGCCAACGTGTGGTTCCCAGAAAAGAGGAGAGTGAGGCTGGGGTCAGACGTCAGCAAACACCGCAAGTCACTACTGGCCAAGATCTTCTACGACag ggcTGAGTATCTTCACGGGAAACATGGGGTGGACGTGGAGGTCCAGGGGCCCCATGAAGCCCGAGATGGGCAGCTCCTTATCCGCCTGGATTTGAACCGCAAGGAGGTGCTGACCTTGAGGCTTCGGAATGGAGGGACCCAGCCCGTCACCCTCACTCACCTTTTCCCGCTCTGCCGGACCCCCCAGTTCTCCTTCTACGATGGGGAccaggagctgccctgccccctgggccCCG GCGACTGCTATGAGCTGCACGTCCACTGCAAGACCAGCTTCGTGGGCTACTTCCCGGCCACGGTGCTCTGGGAGCTGCTGGGCCCCGGGGAGCCGGGTTCAGAAGGAGCTGGCACTTTCTACATCGCCCGCTTCTTGGCTGCCGTGGCCCACAGCCCCCTGGCCGCACAGCTGAAGCCCACGACTCCCTTCAAGCGGACCCGGATCACTGGAAACCCTGTGGTGACCAGCCGgatagaggaaggagagagacctGACCG TGCTAAGGGCTATGACCTGGAGCTGAGTATGGCGCTGGGGACTTACTACCCACCCCCTCGTCTCCGGCAGCTGCTCCCAATCCTTCTTCAGGACACAAGTATCTTCACTGCCCCAAAGGAGATTGCTGAGATCAA ggCCCAGCTGGAGACAGCCCTGCAGTGGAGAAGCTACGAAGTGAAGTTCCGGCTGCTGCTGCACCTGGAGGAGCTGCAAATGGAGCATGACATCCGGCACTATGACCTGGAGTCAGTGCCCATGACCTGGGACCCCGTAGACCAGAACCCCAGGCTGCTCACACTGGAG GTTCCCGGGGTGACCGAGAGCCGCCCCTCAGTGCTACGGGGTGACCACCTGTTCGCACTTCTGTCCTCTGAGACACATCAGGAGGACCCTGTCACCTACAAGGGCTTTGTACACAAGGTGGAATTGGACCGTGTCAAGCTGAGCTTTTCCACGAG CCTCCTGAGCCGCTTTGTGGATGGGCTGACCTTCAAGGTGAACTTCACCTTCAACCGCCAGCCCCTGCGCGTGCAGCACCGCGCCCTGGAGCTCACAGGCCGCTGGCCGCTGTGGCCCATGCTCTTTCCCGTGGCCTCCCGTGGGGTCCCGCTGCTGCCCTCGGATGTGAAGCTCAA GCTGTACGACCGCAGTCTGGAGTCGAACCCCGAGCAGCTGCAAGCCATGAAGTACATCATTATGGGCACTACCCGCCCAGCCCCCTACATCATCTTTGGGCCTCCAGGCACTGGCAAGACTGTCACCCTAGTGGAAGCCATTAAGCAG GTCTGGGAGATAAATGCCACCCTGTGCAACAGGAGTCACAACCAAGTCTGCCCCGTACCCCTCCCTCTGGAACCAGAGAAGCCACTTCCCACACTACTTATCACCCCCCAGGTGGTAAAGCACTTGCCCAAAGCCCACATCTTGGCCTGCGCTCCATCCAACTCAGGAGCTGACCTTCTCTGTCAGCGGCTCCGGGTCCACCTGCCCAGCTCCATCTACCGCCTCCTGGCCCCTAGCAGGGACATTCGCATGGTGCCCGAAGACATAAAG CCCTGCTGTAACtgggatgcaaagaaaggggattATGTGTTTCCCGCCAAGAAGAAGCTGCAGGAATATCGTGTCTTAATTACCACCCTCATCACGGCCAGCAG ATTGGTCTCTGCTCAATTCCCCATCGATCACTTCACACACATCTTCATCGATGAGGCTGGCCACTCCATGGAGCCCGAGAGTCTGGTGGCCATAgcag GGCTGATGGAAGTCAAGGAGACAGACAATCCAGGAGGGCAGCTGGTGCTGGCAGGAGACCCTAGGCAGCTGGGGCCCGTGCTGCGCTCCCCACTGACCCAGAAGCATGGCCTGGGGTACTCACTGCTGGAGCGGCTGCTGACCTACAATGCCCTGTACAAGAAGGGCTCCAATGGCTATAACCCCCAGTTCATAACCAAGCTGCTACGCAATTACAG GTCCCACCCCACCATACTGGATATCCCTAACCAACTCTATTACGAAGGGGAGCTGCAGGCCTGTGCCGACGTAGTGGACCGAGAGCGCTTCTGCCACTGGGAGGGTCTACCGCGACAG GGCTTTCCCATCATCTTTCACGGCGTCATGGGCAAGGACGAGCGTGAGGGCAATAGCCCATCATTCTTCAACCCCGAAGAGGCTGCCACTGTGACCTCCTACCTGAAGCTGCTCCTGGCCCCCTCCTCCAAGAAGGGCAAAGCCCGCCTGAGCCCCCGAAGTGTGGGTGTCATCTCTCCCTATCGGAAGCAG GTGGAAAAAATCCGTCATTGCATCACCAAACTTGACAAGGAGCTTCGAGGACTGGATGACATCAAAGACTTGAAG GTGGGCTCCGTGGAAGAGTTCCAAGGCCAGGAACGCAGCGTCATTCTCATCTCCACCGTGCGGAGCAGTCAGAGCTTTGTGCAGCTGGACCTGGACTTTAACCTGGGTTTCCTCAAGAACCCCAAG agGTTCAACGTGGCAGTGACCCGCGCCAAGGCCTTGCTCATCGTGGTGGGCAACCCACTCCTCCTGGGCCACGACCCCGACTGGAAAGT ATTCCTGGAGTTCTGTAAAGAAAACGGGGGCTACACCGGCTGCCCCTTCCCGGCCAAACTGGACCTCCAGCAAGGACAGAACCTCCTGCAGGGTCTGAGCAAGCTCCGGCCCTCTACCTCAG GGCCCCAAAGTCATGACTACCCCCCCCAGGAGCGGGAGGAAGAAGATGGCCTGTCCCTGCAAGTAGAGCCCGAGTGGAGGAACGAGCTCTGA
- the MOV10 gene encoding helicase MOV-10 isoform X11 yields MRGGGGDRTERPEGRLSFISADPPAWAAAAAAMPSKFSCRQLRETGQRFESFLVERGLDMETDRERLRTVYNWDFKISFGTPAPGFSSMLYGMKIANLAYVTKTRVRFFRLDRWANVWFPEKRRVRLGSDVSKHRKSLLAKIFYDRAEYLHGKHGVDVEVQGPHEARDGQLLIRLDLNRKEVLTLRLRNGGTQPVTLTHLFPLCRTPQFSFYDGDQELPCPLGPGDCYELHVHCKTSFVGYFPATVLWELLGPGEPGSEGAGTFYIARFLAAVAHSPLAAQLKPTTPFKRTRITGNPVVTSRIEEGERPDRAKGYDLELSMALGTYYPPPRLRQLLPILLQDTSIFTAPKEIAEIKAQLETALQWRSYEVKFRLLLHLEELQMEHDIRHYDLESVPMTWDPVDQNPRLLTLEVPGVTESRPSVLRGDHLFALLSSETHQEDPVTYKGFVHKVELDRVKLSFSTSLLSRFVDGLTFKVNFTFNRQPLRVQHRALELTGRWPLWPMLFPVASRGVPLLPSDVKLKLYDRSLESNPEQLQAMKYIIMGTTRPAPYIIFGPPGTGKTVTLVEAIKQVVKHLPKAHILACAPSNSGADLLCQRLRVHLPSSIYRLLAPSRDIRMVPEDIKPCCNWDAKKGDYVFPAKKKLQEYRVLITTLITASRLVSAQFPIDHFTHIFIDEAGHSMEPESLVAIAGLMEVKETDNPGGQLVLAGDPRQLGPVLRSPLTQKHGLGYSLLERLLTYNALYKKGSNGYNPQFITKLLRNYRSHPTILDIPNQLYYEGELQACADVVDRERFCHWEGLPRQGFPIIFHGVMGKDEREGNSPSFFNPEEAATVTSYLKLLLAPSSKKGKARLSPRSVGVISPYRKQVEKIRHCITKLDKELRGLDDIKDLKVGSVEEFQGQERSVILISTVRSSQSFVQLDLDFNLGFLKNPKRFNVAVTRAKALLIVVGNPLLLGHDPDWKVFLEFCKENGGYTGCPFPAKLDLQQGQNLLQGLSKLRPSTSGPQSHDYPPQEREEEDGLSLQVEPEWRNEL; encoded by the exons atgcggggagggggaggggacaggacgGAGAGACCGGAGGGGAGGCTCAG TTTCATTTCCGCGGACCCTCCTGCCTgggccgcagccgccgccgcgaTGCCCAGCAAGTTCAGCTGCCGGCAGCTCCGGGAGACGGGCCAGCGCTTCGAGAGTTTCCTGGTCGAGCGGGGACTGGACATGGAGACTGATCGCGAGCGGCTGCGGACCGTTTACAACTGGGATTTCAAGATCAG CTTCGGGACCCCTGCCCCTGGCTTCTCATCCATGCTGTATGGAATGAAGATCGCAAATCTGGCCTACGTCACCAAGACTCGGGTCAGGTTCTTCAGACTCGACCGCTGGGCCAACGTGTGGTTCCCAGAAAAGAGGAGAGTGAGGCTGGGGTCAGACGTCAGCAAACACCGCAAGTCACTACTGGCCAAGATCTTCTACGACag ggcTGAGTATCTTCACGGGAAACATGGGGTGGACGTGGAGGTCCAGGGGCCCCATGAAGCCCGAGATGGGCAGCTCCTTATCCGCCTGGATTTGAACCGCAAGGAGGTGCTGACCTTGAGGCTTCGGAATGGAGGGACCCAGCCCGTCACCCTCACTCACCTTTTCCCGCTCTGCCGGACCCCCCAGTTCTCCTTCTACGATGGGGAccaggagctgccctgccccctgggccCCG GCGACTGCTATGAGCTGCACGTCCACTGCAAGACCAGCTTCGTGGGCTACTTCCCGGCCACGGTGCTCTGGGAGCTGCTGGGCCCCGGGGAGCCGGGTTCAGAAGGAGCTGGCACTTTCTACATCGCCCGCTTCTTGGCTGCCGTGGCCCACAGCCCCCTGGCCGCACAGCTGAAGCCCACGACTCCCTTCAAGCGGACCCGGATCACTGGAAACCCTGTGGTGACCAGCCGgatagaggaaggagagagacctGACCG TGCTAAGGGCTATGACCTGGAGCTGAGTATGGCGCTGGGGACTTACTACCCACCCCCTCGTCTCCGGCAGCTGCTCCCAATCCTTCTTCAGGACACAAGTATCTTCACTGCCCCAAAGGAGATTGCTGAGATCAA ggCCCAGCTGGAGACAGCCCTGCAGTGGAGAAGCTACGAAGTGAAGTTCCGGCTGCTGCTGCACCTGGAGGAGCTGCAAATGGAGCATGACATCCGGCACTATGACCTGGAGTCAGTGCCCATGACCTGGGACCCCGTAGACCAGAACCCCAGGCTGCTCACACTGGAG GTTCCCGGGGTGACCGAGAGCCGCCCCTCAGTGCTACGGGGTGACCACCTGTTCGCACTTCTGTCCTCTGAGACACATCAGGAGGACCCTGTCACCTACAAGGGCTTTGTACACAAGGTGGAATTGGACCGTGTCAAGCTGAGCTTTTCCACGAG CCTCCTGAGCCGCTTTGTGGATGGGCTGACCTTCAAGGTGAACTTCACCTTCAACCGCCAGCCCCTGCGCGTGCAGCACCGCGCCCTGGAGCTCACAGGCCGCTGGCCGCTGTGGCCCATGCTCTTTCCCGTGGCCTCCCGTGGGGTCCCGCTGCTGCCCTCGGATGTGAAGCTCAA GCTGTACGACCGCAGTCTGGAGTCGAACCCCGAGCAGCTGCAAGCCATGAAGTACATCATTATGGGCACTACCCGCCCAGCCCCCTACATCATCTTTGGGCCTCCAGGCACTGGCAAGACTGTCACCCTAGTGGAAGCCATTAAGCAG GTGGTAAAGCACTTGCCCAAAGCCCACATCTTGGCCTGCGCTCCATCCAACTCAGGAGCTGACCTTCTCTGTCAGCGGCTCCGGGTCCACCTGCCCAGCTCCATCTACCGCCTCCTGGCCCCTAGCAGGGACATTCGCATGGTGCCCGAAGACATAAAG CCCTGCTGTAACtgggatgcaaagaaaggggattATGTGTTTCCCGCCAAGAAGAAGCTGCAGGAATATCGTGTCTTAATTACCACCCTCATCACGGCCAGCAG ATTGGTCTCTGCTCAATTCCCCATCGATCACTTCACACACATCTTCATCGATGAGGCTGGCCACTCCATGGAGCCCGAGAGTCTGGTGGCCATAgcag GGCTGATGGAAGTCAAGGAGACAGACAATCCAGGAGGGCAGCTGGTGCTGGCAGGAGACCCTAGGCAGCTGGGGCCCGTGCTGCGCTCCCCACTGACCCAGAAGCATGGCCTGGGGTACTCACTGCTGGAGCGGCTGCTGACCTACAATGCCCTGTACAAGAAGGGCTCCAATGGCTATAACCCCCAGTTCATAACCAAGCTGCTACGCAATTACAG GTCCCACCCCACCATACTGGATATCCCTAACCAACTCTATTACGAAGGGGAGCTGCAGGCCTGTGCCGACGTAGTGGACCGAGAGCGCTTCTGCCACTGGGAGGGTCTACCGCGACAG GGCTTTCCCATCATCTTTCACGGCGTCATGGGCAAGGACGAGCGTGAGGGCAATAGCCCATCATTCTTCAACCCCGAAGAGGCTGCCACTGTGACCTCCTACCTGAAGCTGCTCCTGGCCCCCTCCTCCAAGAAGGGCAAAGCCCGCCTGAGCCCCCGAAGTGTGGGTGTCATCTCTCCCTATCGGAAGCAG GTGGAAAAAATCCGTCATTGCATCACCAAACTTGACAAGGAGCTTCGAGGACTGGATGACATCAAAGACTTGAAG GTGGGCTCCGTGGAAGAGTTCCAAGGCCAGGAACGCAGCGTCATTCTCATCTCCACCGTGCGGAGCAGTCAGAGCTTTGTGCAGCTGGACCTGGACTTTAACCTGGGTTTCCTCAAGAACCCCAAG agGTTCAACGTGGCAGTGACCCGCGCCAAGGCCTTGCTCATCGTGGTGGGCAACCCACTCCTCCTGGGCCACGACCCCGACTGGAAAGT ATTCCTGGAGTTCTGTAAAGAAAACGGGGGCTACACCGGCTGCCCCTTCCCGGCCAAACTGGACCTCCAGCAAGGACAGAACCTCCTGCAGGGTCTGAGCAAGCTCCGGCCCTCTACCTCAG GGCCCCAAAGTCATGACTACCCCCCCCAGGAGCGGGAGGAAGAAGATGGCCTGTCCCTGCAAGTAGAGCCCGAGTGGAGGAACGAGCTCTGA
- the MOV10 gene encoding helicase MOV-10 isoform X6, with the protein MMPVGAGGAPCPASPTYTPYLRDNSPRRKARGGGRGEGEGACRSLPRCFPSPAVWGRCCRTCPGPAAAAPGPGPCPLLSRFCRSTEALGGRRGSSPGGVSFPRTLLPGPQPPPRCPASSAAGSSGRRASASRVSWSSGDWTWRLIASGCGPFTTGISRSEIWVTRCRIQELGTFFHNFGTPAPGFSSMLYGMKIANLAYVTKTRVRFFRLDRWANVWFPEKRRVRLGSDVSKHRKSLLAKIFYDRAEYLHGKHGVDVEVQGPHEARDGQLLIRLDLNRKEVLTLRLRNGGTQPVTLTHLFPLCRTPQFSFYDGDQELPCPLGPGDCYELHVHCKTSFVGYFPATVLWELLGPGEPGSEGAGTFYIARFLAAVAHSPLAAQLKPTTPFKRTRITGNPVVTSRIEEGERPDRAKGYDLELSMALGTYYPPPRLRQLLPILLQDTSIFTAPKEIAEIKAQLETALQWRSYEVKFRLLLHLEELQMEHDIRHYDLESVPMTWDPVDQNPRLLTLEVPGVTESRPSVLRGDHLFALLSSETHQEDPVTYKGFVHKVELDRVKLSFSTSLLSRFVDGLTFKVNFTFNRQPLRVQHRALELTGRWPLWPMLFPVASRGVPLLPSDVKLKLYDRSLESNPEQLQAMKYIIMGTTRPAPYIIFGPPGTGKTVTLVEAIKQVVKHLPKAHILACAPSNSGADLLCQRLRVHLPSSIYRLLAPSRDIRMVPEDIKPCCNWDAKKGDYVFPAKKKLQEYRVLITTLITASRLVSAQFPIDHFTHIFIDEAGHSMEPESLVAIAGLMEVKETDNPGGQLVLAGDPRQLGPVLRSPLTQKHGLGYSLLERLLTYNALYKKGSNGYNPQFITKLLRNYRSHPTILDIPNQLYYEGELQACADVVDRERFCHWEGLPRQGFPIIFHGVMGKDEREGNSPSFFNPEEAATVTSYLKLLLAPSSKKGKARLSPRSVGVISPYRKQVEKIRHCITKLDKELRGLDDIKDLKVGSVEEFQGQERSVILISTVRSSQSFVQLDLDFNLGFLKNPKRFNVAVTRAKALLIVVGNPLLLGHDPDWKVFLEFCKENGGYTGCPFPAKLDLQQGQNLLQGLSKLRPSTSGPQSHDYPPQEREEEDGLSLQVEPEWRNEL; encoded by the exons ATGATGCCTGTCGGTGCCGGCGGAGCCCCCTGTCCCGCCTCCCCCACGTACACACCTTATCTCAGAGACAACTCCCCGCGTCGGAaagcccggggaggggggaggggggagggggagggggcgtgcCGCTCGCTTCCGCGCTGCTTTCCGTCCCCGGCTGTCTGGGGGAGGTGCTGCAGGAcctgccccggcccggccgcggccgccccgggccccggcccctgcccttTGCTCTCCCGCTTTTGCAGAAGTACCGAGGCCCTGGGGGGTAGGCGGGGGAGCAGCCCCGGCGGAG TTTCATTTCCGCGGACCCTCCTGCCTgggccgcagccgccgccgcgaTGCCCAGCAAGTTCAGCTGCCGGCAGCTCCGGGAGACGGGCCAGCGCTTCGAGAGTTTCCTGGTCGAGCGGGGACTGGACATGGAGACTGATCGCGAGCGGCTGCGGACCGTTTACAACTGGGATTTCAAGATCAG aaatctgGGTGACTAGATGTAGAATACAAGAATTGGGAACCTTTTTCCACAA CTTCGGGACCCCTGCCCCTGGCTTCTCATCCATGCTGTATGGAATGAAGATCGCAAATCTGGCCTACGTCACCAAGACTCGGGTCAGGTTCTTCAGACTCGACCGCTGGGCCAACGTGTGGTTCCCAGAAAAGAGGAGAGTGAGGCTGGGGTCAGACGTCAGCAAACACCGCAAGTCACTACTGGCCAAGATCTTCTACGACag ggcTGAGTATCTTCACGGGAAACATGGGGTGGACGTGGAGGTCCAGGGGCCCCATGAAGCCCGAGATGGGCAGCTCCTTATCCGCCTGGATTTGAACCGCAAGGAGGTGCTGACCTTGAGGCTTCGGAATGGAGGGACCCAGCCCGTCACCCTCACTCACCTTTTCCCGCTCTGCCGGACCCCCCAGTTCTCCTTCTACGATGGGGAccaggagctgccctgccccctgggccCCG GCGACTGCTATGAGCTGCACGTCCACTGCAAGACCAGCTTCGTGGGCTACTTCCCGGCCACGGTGCTCTGGGAGCTGCTGGGCCCCGGGGAGCCGGGTTCAGAAGGAGCTGGCACTTTCTACATCGCCCGCTTCTTGGCTGCCGTGGCCCACAGCCCCCTGGCCGCACAGCTGAAGCCCACGACTCCCTTCAAGCGGACCCGGATCACTGGAAACCCTGTGGTGACCAGCCGgatagaggaaggagagagacctGACCG TGCTAAGGGCTATGACCTGGAGCTGAGTATGGCGCTGGGGACTTACTACCCACCCCCTCGTCTCCGGCAGCTGCTCCCAATCCTTCTTCAGGACACAAGTATCTTCACTGCCCCAAAGGAGATTGCTGAGATCAA ggCCCAGCTGGAGACAGCCCTGCAGTGGAGAAGCTACGAAGTGAAGTTCCGGCTGCTGCTGCACCTGGAGGAGCTGCAAATGGAGCATGACATCCGGCACTATGACCTGGAGTCAGTGCCCATGACCTGGGACCCCGTAGACCAGAACCCCAGGCTGCTCACACTGGAG GTTCCCGGGGTGACCGAGAGCCGCCCCTCAGTGCTACGGGGTGACCACCTGTTCGCACTTCTGTCCTCTGAGACACATCAGGAGGACCCTGTCACCTACAAGGGCTTTGTACACAAGGTGGAATTGGACCGTGTCAAGCTGAGCTTTTCCACGAG CCTCCTGAGCCGCTTTGTGGATGGGCTGACCTTCAAGGTGAACTTCACCTTCAACCGCCAGCCCCTGCGCGTGCAGCACCGCGCCCTGGAGCTCACAGGCCGCTGGCCGCTGTGGCCCATGCTCTTTCCCGTGGCCTCCCGTGGGGTCCCGCTGCTGCCCTCGGATGTGAAGCTCAA GCTGTACGACCGCAGTCTGGAGTCGAACCCCGAGCAGCTGCAAGCCATGAAGTACATCATTATGGGCACTACCCGCCCAGCCCCCTACATCATCTTTGGGCCTCCAGGCACTGGCAAGACTGTCACCCTAGTGGAAGCCATTAAGCAG GTGGTAAAGCACTTGCCCAAAGCCCACATCTTGGCCTGCGCTCCATCCAACTCAGGAGCTGACCTTCTCTGTCAGCGGCTCCGGGTCCACCTGCCCAGCTCCATCTACCGCCTCCTGGCCCCTAGCAGGGACATTCGCATGGTGCCCGAAGACATAAAG CCCTGCTGTAACtgggatgcaaagaaaggggattATGTGTTTCCCGCCAAGAAGAAGCTGCAGGAATATCGTGTCTTAATTACCACCCTCATCACGGCCAGCAG ATTGGTCTCTGCTCAATTCCCCATCGATCACTTCACACACATCTTCATCGATGAGGCTGGCCACTCCATGGAGCCCGAGAGTCTGGTGGCCATAgcag GGCTGATGGAAGTCAAGGAGACAGACAATCCAGGAGGGCAGCTGGTGCTGGCAGGAGACCCTAGGCAGCTGGGGCCCGTGCTGCGCTCCCCACTGACCCAGAAGCATGGCCTGGGGTACTCACTGCTGGAGCGGCTGCTGACCTACAATGCCCTGTACAAGAAGGGCTCCAATGGCTATAACCCCCAGTTCATAACCAAGCTGCTACGCAATTACAG GTCCCACCCCACCATACTGGATATCCCTAACCAACTCTATTACGAAGGGGAGCTGCAGGCCTGTGCCGACGTAGTGGACCGAGAGCGCTTCTGCCACTGGGAGGGTCTACCGCGACAG GGCTTTCCCATCATCTTTCACGGCGTCATGGGCAAGGACGAGCGTGAGGGCAATAGCCCATCATTCTTCAACCCCGAAGAGGCTGCCACTGTGACCTCCTACCTGAAGCTGCTCCTGGCCCCCTCCTCCAAGAAGGGCAAAGCCCGCCTGAGCCCCCGAAGTGTGGGTGTCATCTCTCCCTATCGGAAGCAG GTGGAAAAAATCCGTCATTGCATCACCAAACTTGACAAGGAGCTTCGAGGACTGGATGACATCAAAGACTTGAAG GTGGGCTCCGTGGAAGAGTTCCAAGGCCAGGAACGCAGCGTCATTCTCATCTCCACCGTGCGGAGCAGTCAGAGCTTTGTGCAGCTGGACCTGGACTTTAACCTGGGTTTCCTCAAGAACCCCAAG agGTTCAACGTGGCAGTGACCCGCGCCAAGGCCTTGCTCATCGTGGTGGGCAACCCACTCCTCCTGGGCCACGACCCCGACTGGAAAGT ATTCCTGGAGTTCTGTAAAGAAAACGGGGGCTACACCGGCTGCCCCTTCCCGGCCAAACTGGACCTCCAGCAAGGACAGAACCTCCTGCAGGGTCTGAGCAAGCTCCGGCCCTCTACCTCAG GGCCCCAAAGTCATGACTACCCCCCCCAGGAGCGGGAGGAAGAAGATGGCCTGTCCCTGCAAGTAGAGCCCGAGTGGAGGAACGAGCTCTGA